CTGCTCTCTGTTTGCAAGGACAATCTGTGCCCAAAGCTCAGGGTCGCTTTTTGCGATACGGGTAAAATCCTTAAATCCTGACCCTGCAAAAGTAAGCGGGTCTATACTTTGTCTTTTGGTTGAGCTTATAGTGTTCATGAGAAGGTAAGCGAGAACATGGGGAAGATGGCTTGTCACTGCAAGAAGGGTGTCATGTTCTTCAGGCGATGTGACTACTGGCTTCATCCCTATTGCTGACCAGAACTTTTTTGTAGCTGCAAGAATTCCTGATGGCGTTCCCGCGGAAGGCGTGATGATCACCTTCTTCCCTTCGATTATTGTGTTGCTTGCTGCTGTTATTCCTGAGTTTTCTACCCCTGCGAGCGGATGGCTCCCTATGAACCTGGATTTTTTACCGCATTTTTTTTCAATCTCTCTTACAATTTTCTCCTTAACGCTTCCGGTGTCTGTTAAAATTGTTTTATCTGAGAGATATGG
The DNA window shown above is from Candidatus Schekmanbacteria bacterium and carries:
- a CDS encoding prephenate dehydrogenase, encoding MAVKSEFKKIAVIGIGMIGGSIAMAVRKKIPEAEITGIDTDSRSLSYALKNKFIHKGMKPSISNYKLLSDCSIIVIAGPVNMIAETAVSVLPYLSDKTILTDTGSVKEKIVREIEKKCGKKSRFIGSHPLAGVENSGITAASNTIIEGKKVIITPSAGTPSGILAATKKFWSAIGMKPVVTSPEEHDTLLAVTSHLPHVLAYLLMNTISSTKRQSIDPLTFAGSGFKDFTRIAKSDPELWAQIVLANREQVLDAISKFEKNLSELRRAIKKSDAGFIKHEFRKARELRKKIK